In one Lycium barbarum isolate Lr01 chromosome 7, ASM1917538v2, whole genome shotgun sequence genomic region, the following are encoded:
- the LOC132602360 gene encoding umecyanin-like has protein sequence MDKVMRMVVVGALAIATLLQVTTAQTVHVVGEDTAWTIPVSGSVVYTTWASKNTFKVGDTLVFNFATSRHDVQEVAKASFEECNTKNVIGKSITTGPANVTLESPGEHYYICTVGKHCLAGQKLAITVSGTSNAPRPSSSSSTVVFASFLLSLSSIALAIFI, from the exons ATGGACAAAGTTATGCGCATGGTTGTTGTTGGTGCTTTAGCCATTGCAACTTTACTACAAGTCACAACAGCACAAACAGTGCATGTTGTTGGGGAAGATACAGCTTGGACTATACCAGTCAGTGGCTCTGTAGTTTACACAACCTGGGCCTCTAAAAACACCTTCAAAGTTGGCGACACCCTAG TTTTCAATTTTGCCACCAGCAGACATGACGTGCAAGAAGTAGCAAAAGCCTCATTTGAAGAGTGCAATACCAAGAATGTTATAGGCAAATCTATCACAACAGGGCCAGCAAATGTTACACTTGAATCTCCTGGTGAACATTATTACATTTGCACAGTTGGGAAGCACTGTCTAGCTGGTCAGAAACTGGCTATTACAGTTTCAGGCACCTCCAATGCTCCAcgtccttcttcttcttcctcgacGGTCGTGTTCGCCAGTTTTCTGCTCAGTTTGTCTTCCATTGCATTGGCCATTTTTATTTAA